Proteins encoded together in one Mycobacterium sp. MS1601 window:
- a CDS encoding MCE family protein produces MHPRLWALTLITGIVALVGLTAVLFSGSLRSTIPITVTSDRSGLVMEPGGKVRLRGIEVGQVAHVGGGSHSATLALELDPDQLPFIPDNVEAEIKATTAFGGKFVNLVVPDDPSATAISAGAVVRSRNVTSEANTVFDNLVRLLDQVDPAKLNAIISALSEGFSGRGERIGEAIAASNQVLAELNPRADIVRQDLVALARASAAYGGAAPDILQILDSASTTSSTITANATALDALLVGVIGLSRAGIDLITPNQGNLVAAVNQLEPTTDLLHKYDPIYTCTLLGAVEQLNGLGDGYRVTGGNGRTAMLDAGLLFGDDQYRFPDHLPIVAAKGGPDGKPGCGSLPLVSENYPVRQLVTNTGWGTGQDLRTNPGIGFPGWANYFPVTRPIPEPPVVRDPAPAGPAPGPTR; encoded by the coding sequence TTGCACCCTCGCCTGTGGGCTCTGACCCTCATCACCGGAATCGTCGCGCTCGTCGGGCTCACCGCAGTGCTTTTCAGCGGCTCGCTGCGGTCGACGATCCCCATCACCGTGACCAGCGACCGTTCCGGCCTGGTGATGGAACCGGGCGGCAAGGTCCGGCTCCGCGGCATCGAGGTGGGACAGGTGGCACACGTCGGCGGCGGCAGTCACTCCGCCACACTGGCATTGGAGCTCGACCCCGACCAGCTCCCGTTCATCCCAGACAACGTCGAGGCCGAGATCAAGGCCACCACCGCGTTCGGCGGCAAGTTCGTCAACCTCGTGGTCCCGGATGACCCGAGTGCGACGGCCATCTCCGCGGGTGCGGTGGTGCGCTCACGCAACGTCACCTCCGAGGCCAACACCGTCTTCGACAACCTCGTGCGGCTGCTCGACCAGGTGGACCCCGCCAAACTCAACGCCATCATCTCGGCACTGTCAGAAGGATTCAGCGGTCGGGGGGAGCGCATCGGTGAGGCCATTGCGGCGTCCAATCAAGTTCTGGCAGAACTGAATCCACGCGCCGATATCGTCCGCCAAGACCTGGTGGCACTCGCGAGGGCCAGTGCCGCCTACGGCGGTGCGGCACCGGACATCCTGCAGATCCTGGACTCAGCCAGCACCACCAGCTCCACGATCACGGCTAACGCCACCGCACTGGACGCACTCCTGGTCGGGGTCATCGGGTTGTCGCGCGCCGGGATCGACCTCATCACACCGAACCAGGGAAACCTCGTTGCGGCCGTCAACCAACTGGAACCCACCACCGACCTGCTGCACAAATACGACCCGATCTACACCTGCACGCTGTTGGGCGCCGTGGAACAACTCAACGGTCTGGGCGACGGGTACCGCGTCACCGGGGGCAACGGGCGCACAGCGATGCTGGACGCGGGCCTGCTCTTCGGCGACGACCAGTACCGCTTCCCCGATCACCTGCCGATCGTCGCCGCCAAGGGCGGACCCGACGGCAAGCCGGGCTGCGGATCCCTGCCGCTGGTGTCGGAGAACTACCCGGTGCGCCAGCTCGTCACCAACACCGGGTGGGGCACCGGCCAGGACCTGCGGACAAATCCTGGGATCGGGTTCCCCGGCTGGGCCAACTACTTCCCGGTGACCCGCCCGATTCCGGAGCCGCCGGTGGTGCGCGATCCCGCTCCGGCCGGCCCGGCGCCAGGGCCCACACGATGA
- a CDS encoding L,D-transpeptidase family protein: MRKVLIAVGVLMWTATGTAEAQTPVTTQRIVVVAPTEDSPTGTLTAYERDGWHWRVVLGPTPADLGELGVGEPADEDFRTPVGTFPLGQAFGREPNPGTRLPYFQTTDEDWWDEEPESDTYNTHVHSTESPSDWAENLFDSGSTYDYAVLIEHNPERIPGRSAGIFLHVSYDGPTAGCVTIGRDEMRSILTWLDPADSPEITIGVGATAPSEE; this comes from the coding sequence GTGCGCAAAGTCCTCATCGCGGTCGGCGTGCTGATGTGGACAGCCACCGGCACGGCCGAGGCCCAAACCCCGGTCACGACGCAGCGGATCGTGGTCGTCGCACCCACCGAGGATTCGCCGACTGGCACGTTGACCGCCTACGAGCGGGACGGCTGGCATTGGCGGGTGGTCCTCGGGCCCACGCCCGCCGATCTCGGCGAGTTGGGGGTCGGAGAGCCTGCCGACGAAGACTTCCGCACTCCGGTGGGTACTTTTCCACTTGGTCAGGCGTTCGGCCGTGAGCCCAACCCCGGCACCCGGCTGCCGTACTTCCAGACCACCGACGAGGACTGGTGGGACGAGGAGCCCGAGTCTGATACCTACAACACGCACGTCCATTCGACGGAAAGCCCGTCGGACTGGGCCGAGAATCTCTTCGATTCAGGGTCGACCTACGACTACGCGGTGCTGATCGAACACAACCCTGAGCGCATCCCGGGGCGGTCGGCGGGCATCTTCCTGCACGTCAGCTATGACGGCCCGACGGCGGGCTGTGTCACGATCGGGCGCGACGAGATGCGGTCGATTCTGACCTGGCTGGACCCAGCTGACTCTCCCGAGATCACCATCGGTGTCGGTGCCACCGCGCCGAGTGAGGAGTAG
- a CDS encoding L,D-transpeptidase family protein, with translation MRKLLGVIGVLTWMATATAGAQPPSTTQRIVVSASAPDSPTGTLTAYEWIGGQWQVVLGPTPADLGELGVGPAADNVFRTPVGTFPLGQAFGREPNPGTRLPYFQTTDEDWWDEEPESPTYNLHVHSPESPSDDAENLFDSGIIYDYAVLIEHNPERIPGRSAGIFLHVTDGEPTWGCVAVDRDQMRRILTWLDPAAAPQITVGVAAGPPA, from the coding sequence GTGCGCAAACTCCTCGGCGTGATCGGCGTGCTGACGTGGATGGCCACCGCAACAGCCGGCGCTCAACCCCCCTCGACGACTCAGCGGATTGTGGTCAGTGCGTCCGCCCCGGATTCGCCGACCGGGACACTGACCGCATACGAGTGGATCGGCGGGCAGTGGCAGGTGGTACTCGGACCCACACCTGCCGATCTCGGTGAGTTGGGCGTCGGGCCGGCCGCAGACAACGTCTTCCGCACTCCGGTGGGTACTTTTCCGCTCGGTCAGGCCTTTGGCCGTGAGCCCAACCCCGGCACCCGGCTGCCGTATTTCCAGACCACCGACGAGGACTGGTGGGACGAGGAGCCAGAGTCGCCGACGTACAACCTCCACGTGCACTCCCCCGAGAGTCCGAGCGACGATGCTGAGAACCTGTTCGATTCGGGGATCATCTACGACTACGCGGTGCTGATCGAACACAACCCCGAACGCATCCCCGGTCGGTCGGCGGGCATCTTCCTGCACGTCACCGACGGCGAGCCCACCTGGGGCTGCGTGGCCGTCGACCGCGACCAGATGCGCAGAATTCTGACCTGGCTCGACCCGGCCGCCGCGCCGCAGATCACCGTCGGTGTGGCAGCCGGTCCACCTGCCTGA
- a CDS encoding MCE family protein: MKPFSDRNPALIGAIGVSLTAVVALTTLNYDRIPLLSGSDSYSAYFAEIGGLAVDAPVHVSGLEVGKVSRMALERGKVLVEFDIDSDVFVGNRSEAAIKTNTVLGARVLDITTRGDEPLDEPIPEDRTTAPYELPDALADLTTTVEDIDTGTVSASLDTLAQTFQDTPTELRFALDGVSRLSESLARRDQQLRSLLANANEATTVLARRTDDVVRLIGDSQSLLLALRAQSDSLDAIAGNITALARQLEAFIAENREQFQPALEKLNGVLAIVDSRRDKVQDSIRRLNSYTMSLTESVSSGPFFKSYVANLLPGQFVQPFVDAAFAERGLDPNVLLPSESSDPQIGQPGTPALPIPLPRTGGEAPR, from the coding sequence ATGAAGCCCTTCTCCGATCGCAACCCCGCCCTGATCGGCGCTATCGGGGTCAGCCTCACCGCAGTCGTCGCGCTGACCACGTTGAACTACGATCGGATTCCACTGCTGTCTGGATCCGACTCCTACTCTGCCTACTTCGCAGAGATCGGCGGCCTCGCCGTAGACGCACCCGTGCACGTCTCCGGCCTGGAAGTGGGCAAGGTGTCGCGCATGGCACTCGAACGCGGGAAAGTGTTGGTGGAGTTCGACATCGACAGTGACGTCTTCGTCGGCAACCGGTCCGAGGCTGCCATCAAGACGAACACCGTGCTCGGAGCCCGGGTCCTCGACATCACCACCAGGGGCGACGAGCCCTTGGACGAACCCATCCCCGAGGACAGGACCACCGCTCCATACGAACTGCCTGACGCACTCGCCGACCTCACCACCACCGTCGAGGACATCGACACCGGTACCGTTTCCGCGTCGCTGGACACCTTGGCACAGACATTTCAGGACACCCCAACCGAATTGAGATTCGCTCTCGACGGGGTATCTCGGCTGTCGGAGAGCCTGGCCCGTCGCGACCAGCAGTTGCGCAGCCTGCTCGCCAATGCCAACGAGGCCACCACGGTGTTGGCCCGGCGTACCGATGACGTGGTGCGCCTCATCGGCGACTCACAGTCGCTGCTGCTGGCGTTGCGTGCCCAGAGCGACTCGCTGGACGCCATTGCCGGCAACATCACCGCTCTGGCCAGGCAACTCGAGGCCTTCATCGCCGAGAACCGGGAGCAGTTCCAGCCAGCCCTGGAAAAGCTCAACGGTGTGCTGGCCATAGTCGACAGCCGCCGCGACAAGGTGCAGGATTCCATCCGGCGGCTCAACAGCTACACCATGTCACTCACCGAGTCGGTGTCCTCGGGACCGTTCTTCAAGTCCTATGTCGCCAATCTGCTGCCCGGACAGTTCGTGCAGCCGTTCGTCGATGCCGCTTTCGCCGAGCGGGGCCTTGACCCGAATGTGCTGCTGCCCAGCGAGAGCTCGGATCCACAAATCGGGCAGCCCGGAACACCGGCGCTGCCGATCCCGCTGCCGCGCACCGGCGGAGAGGCGCCACGATGA
- a CDS encoding MCE family protein: MNNNLGKAVRWLAVFMTVCLAGLFALIAAFGELRFDPSHTYDAEFHNVSGLEGGNFVRIAGVEVGKVSDIRLRRDGTAVVTFTADDTVVLTHGTRAVIRYSDLVGGRYLALEEGAGDTTRLAPGQTIPVAQTAPALDLDALIGGFRPLFRALDPDQVNTPTGELIQAFQGQGSTVTSLLRHTAEFSHRLADRDELIAAVITNLDTVLGSLSAQSMQFDKAVSALSQLVSGLAQRGPEIASSIAATNAAAVTVTDLLARARTPFKDVVAQTDRVAAIAVADKDYLENFLDTLPDAYRMLGRQGLYGDFFTFYLCDLSLKVNGQGGQPTYIKLAGQDTGRCAPK, from the coding sequence ATGAACAACAACCTCGGCAAGGCCGTGCGGTGGCTCGCGGTCTTCATGACCGTCTGTCTGGCTGGGCTTTTCGCGCTCATTGCCGCATTCGGTGAGCTCCGCTTCGACCCGTCGCACACCTACGACGCCGAATTCCACAACGTCTCCGGACTGGAGGGCGGCAACTTCGTGCGTATCGCCGGTGTCGAAGTCGGCAAGGTCTCCGACATCAGGCTCAGGCGTGACGGGACCGCGGTGGTGACGTTCACCGCCGACGACACTGTGGTGCTGACGCACGGCACTCGTGCTGTGATCCGCTACTCCGACCTGGTCGGCGGCCGCTATCTTGCTCTCGAAGAGGGGGCGGGGGACACCACACGCTTGGCACCAGGTCAGACCATCCCCGTCGCGCAGACTGCGCCTGCGCTGGATCTGGATGCTCTGATCGGCGGATTCCGGCCGCTGTTTCGAGCCTTGGACCCCGACCAGGTGAACACCCCGACCGGCGAGCTGATCCAGGCGTTCCAGGGGCAGGGGTCAACGGTGACGTCGCTGTTGCGGCACACCGCCGAGTTCTCCCACCGCCTGGCTGACCGCGACGAACTGATCGCAGCGGTGATCACCAACCTCGACACGGTACTGGGCAGTCTGAGCGCCCAGAGTATGCAGTTCGACAAGGCTGTCTCCGCACTCTCACAATTGGTTTCAGGTCTCGCGCAACGCGGTCCGGAGATCGCCAGTTCGATCGCCGCCACCAACGCCGCGGCGGTCACCGTCACCGATCTCCTGGCCAGGGCCCGCACTCCTTTCAAAGATGTTGTCGCCCAAACTGATCGTGTCGCAGCCATCGCGGTGGCCGACAAGGACTATCTGGAGAACTTCCTGGACACGCTGCCCGACGCCTACCGAATGCTGGGCCGCCAAGGGCTTTACGGCGACTTCTTCACTTTCTACCTCTGTGACCTGTCGCTGAAGGTCAACGGCCAAGGCGGCCAACCGACCTACATCAAGCTGGCGGGCCAGGACACCGGGCGGTGCGCACCTAAATGA
- a CDS encoding MlaE family ABC transporter permease codes for MPPSLAKPANAVGGFFAMSLDTFVMMFRPPFAWREFILQTYFVARVSIVPTIMLAIPFTVLAVFILNILLVEFGAADYSGTGAALGAITQIGPVVTVLVVAGAGATAMCADLGARTIREELDAMRVLGIQPIQALVVPRVLAATLVSVLLNSIVAVVGITGGFIFSVFVQNVTPGAFVAGMTLLTGLPEIVISLVKATLFGITAGLIACYKGISVGGGPAGVGNAVNETVVFAFMALYLINVVVTAVGVKATL; via the coding sequence ATGCCGCCCAGTCTCGCCAAACCCGCGAATGCCGTGGGCGGTTTCTTCGCCATGTCACTGGACACCTTCGTCATGATGTTCCGACCGCCGTTCGCCTGGCGCGAGTTCATCCTGCAGACGTACTTCGTGGCCCGGGTCTCCATCGTGCCGACCATCATGTTGGCGATCCCGTTCACCGTCCTGGCGGTGTTCATCCTCAACATCCTGCTCGTGGAGTTCGGTGCCGCCGACTACTCAGGAACCGGTGCCGCACTGGGGGCCATCACCCAGATCGGCCCGGTGGTCACCGTCCTCGTGGTCGCCGGCGCGGGGGCCACCGCCATGTGCGCGGACCTCGGTGCCCGCACCATCCGCGAAGAACTCGACGCCATGCGCGTACTCGGCATCCAGCCCATCCAGGCCTTGGTGGTCCCGCGGGTGCTGGCCGCAACCTTGGTGTCGGTGTTGCTCAACTCGATCGTCGCGGTCGTCGGCATCACCGGAGGCTTCATCTTCTCGGTGTTTGTCCAGAACGTCACCCCTGGCGCGTTCGTGGCGGGCATGACACTGCTGACCGGCCTGCCGGAGATCGTCATATCACTGGTGAAAGCCACCTTGTTCGGTATCACCGCCGGCCTGATCGCGTGCTACAAAGGCATCTCCGTCGGCGGTGGGCCCGCCGGTGTCGGCAATGCCGTCAACGAAACCGTGGTCTTCGCTTTCATGGCGCTCTACCTCATCAACGTGGTGGTCACCGCCGTCGGCGTCAAGGCCACCCTGTGA
- a CDS encoding MCE family protein: MTTRKAVGALLVACLVAGLVVVWRPGAVARTDVVAYFPSTNGLYEGDEVRILGMPVGRIETITPEPQRVKVTFWVDRQYPIPADVNAVIISPALVSARAIALTPAYLDGAQLTSGSVIPESRTAVPVEWDDLRAQLHKLTESLQPAQPGGVSTLGAFVSSTADNLRGQGATARGAIIELSQALSALGDHSGDVFATIRHLSALVSALEGSTDLMAHLNQNLAAVTATLAGDPDEIGAATRAINDVVGDVQSFVGQNRETLGITADSLTSVSTALTESLDDIEQTLHIAPTALSNFINIYQPAQGSLSGALVMNNFANPISFICGAIQAASRKGAEESAKLCAQYLAPIIKNRQYNFPPIGINPFVGTQARPNEITYSEDWLRPGASLPELMMPGAGS, encoded by the coding sequence ATGACCACACGCAAAGCAGTGGGCGCACTGCTGGTGGCCTGTCTGGTAGCCGGCCTGGTCGTGGTGTGGCGTCCCGGTGCCGTCGCACGAACCGACGTGGTGGCCTACTTCCCGTCCACCAACGGACTGTACGAGGGGGATGAGGTCCGGATACTCGGCATGCCGGTGGGGCGGATCGAGACCATCACCCCGGAACCGCAGCGGGTCAAGGTGACGTTCTGGGTGGACCGGCAGTACCCGATCCCCGCCGACGTCAACGCCGTGATCATCTCGCCGGCCCTGGTCAGCGCCAGAGCCATTGCGCTGACCCCGGCGTACCTCGACGGCGCACAACTGACCAGCGGCAGCGTCATCCCCGAAAGTCGAACCGCCGTGCCCGTCGAGTGGGACGATCTGCGTGCGCAACTGCACAAGCTCACCGAGTCCCTGCAGCCCGCACAACCCGGCGGAGTCAGCACGCTGGGCGCTTTCGTCAGCAGCACCGCAGACAATCTGCGCGGCCAGGGCGCCACGGCCCGCGGCGCCATCATCGAGCTTTCCCAGGCACTGTCGGCGCTCGGCGATCACAGCGGGGACGTCTTCGCCACAATCCGGCATCTGTCCGCGCTGGTCTCGGCGCTCGAGGGCAGCACCGATCTGATGGCTCACCTCAACCAGAATCTGGCCGCCGTCACCGCCACCCTGGCAGGAGATCCCGACGAAATCGGCGCTGCCACCCGCGCCATCAACGACGTGGTCGGCGACGTCCAATCCTTCGTCGGGCAGAACCGCGAAACCCTGGGAATCACCGCGGATTCCCTGACATCGGTGTCCACTGCCCTCACGGAGAGCCTCGACGACATCGAGCAGACACTGCACATCGCCCCGACCGCACTGTCCAACTTCATCAACATCTACCAACCCGCACAGGGCTCACTGTCCGGAGCACTGGTGATGAACAACTTCGCCAACCCGATTTCGTTCATCTGCGGGGCCATCCAGGCCGCCTCCCGAAAGGGGGCCGAGGAGTCCGCGAAACTGTGCGCTCAGTACCTGGCGCCGATCATCAAGAACCGCCAGTACAACTTCCCGCCCATCGGCATCAATCCGTTTGTCGGGACACAGGCGCGGCCCAACGAGATCACCTACAGCGAGGACTGGCTACGACCGGGCGCGAGCCTGCCGGAACTGATGATGCCGGGAGCGGGCTCATGA
- a CDS encoding ABC transporter permease, translating to MNLESLDRLGEQTAFYAQSVRSMGDACVHYRGEILRLVAQMSLGTGALAMIGGTIVIVGFLALSAGALIAVQGYTLLTGIGVEALTGFTSAYLNVRLIAPLTAGIGLAATIGAGATAQLGAMRISEEIDALEVMGIRSIAYLVSTRLIAGVLVVVPLFCIGVLMSFIAARLGTTLVYGQSTGVYDHYFDTFLNPTDLLWSLGMAVAMAVVVMVIHTYYGYTATGGPAGVGEAVGRAVRASLIGVVFITLVVSLSVYGQSGNFHLSG from the coding sequence GTGAATCTCGAGAGCCTGGACCGACTGGGGGAACAGACGGCGTTCTACGCGCAATCGGTGCGCTCCATGGGCGACGCATGTGTGCACTACCGCGGCGAGATCCTGCGGCTGGTCGCACAGATGAGCCTGGGCACCGGCGCGCTGGCGATGATCGGCGGCACCATCGTCATCGTCGGATTCCTGGCGCTGTCGGCGGGAGCGCTCATCGCCGTCCAGGGCTACACCCTGTTGACCGGCATCGGCGTCGAAGCACTCACGGGCTTCACCTCGGCGTACCTCAACGTCCGACTGATCGCCCCGTTGACGGCGGGTATCGGCCTGGCCGCCACCATCGGCGCCGGTGCCACCGCACAACTGGGCGCCATGCGGATCTCCGAGGAAATCGACGCACTGGAAGTCATGGGTATCCGCTCCATTGCCTATCTGGTCTCCACCCGGCTCATCGCCGGTGTGTTGGTGGTCGTCCCACTGTTCTGCATCGGCGTGCTCATGTCGTTCATCGCGGCCAGACTGGGCACCACACTGGTTTACGGGCAGTCCACCGGCGTCTACGACCACTACTTCGACACCTTCCTCAATCCCACCGACCTGCTGTGGTCGCTGGGGATGGCCGTTGCCATGGCGGTGGTGGTCATGGTGATTCACACCTACTACGGCTACACGGCAACGGGTGGACCCGCCGGTGTCGGCGAGGCGGTGGGCCGTGCTGTGCGTGCCTCGCTGATCGGCGTCGTCTTCATCACACTGGTGGTCTCACTGTCCGTGTACGGGCAGTCCGGCAACTTCCACCTGTCGGGCTAG
- a CDS encoding MCE family protein produces MKRIVCAAVCLVALTGCSSWRGVNSLPLPGTEGRGEGTYQIQVQLPDVSNIQPNSRVRVGDVNVGNVTGIERQGWHALLTIDLNGDVELPANSTATVGQTSLLGSLHVELAPPIGIAPQGRLQDGALIPLSSSGAYPSTEQTLAAVSTLLNNGGVGRLQDLTDALGTALAGRGGELHTLITQLDTFIAHVDSQTDDITGSVDELNGLVGQVAAQQPVVDRAIETIPDALAVLSQQRDHLAEALVQFGQFAAVTADSVNLTKEALISELEDLAPVLKSLADAGPAMTRSLSHLGTFPWPKETIGNWIRGDYGNLSLAIDLTLSRLDASLFTGTRWEGDLTALELQWGRTLGQKPSPYTAGNPLVVPYQTVQGP; encoded by the coding sequence ATGAAACGGATTGTCTGTGCGGCGGTGTGTCTTGTCGCCCTCACCGGCTGCAGCTCGTGGCGGGGCGTCAACTCGCTACCACTTCCTGGCACCGAGGGCCGCGGCGAGGGCACCTACCAGATCCAGGTGCAGCTGCCCGATGTGTCCAACATTCAACCCAATTCGCGAGTGCGCGTCGGTGACGTCAACGTCGGCAATGTCACCGGCATCGAGCGACAGGGCTGGCACGCATTGCTGACCATCGACCTCAACGGCGATGTCGAGTTACCCGCGAACAGCACCGCGACAGTGGGGCAGACGAGCCTGCTCGGGTCACTGCACGTGGAGCTGGCTCCGCCCATCGGCATCGCCCCGCAGGGCCGTTTGCAGGACGGGGCGCTCATCCCGCTGTCGTCCAGCGGCGCCTACCCCTCCACCGAGCAGACTCTGGCGGCGGTATCGACGTTGCTCAACAACGGTGGCGTCGGTCGACTCCAGGACCTCACCGATGCGCTGGGTACCGCACTGGCTGGGCGTGGCGGCGAACTGCACACGCTCATCACCCAATTGGACACCTTCATCGCCCATGTCGACTCCCAGACCGACGACATCACGGGCTCCGTGGACGAGCTCAACGGTCTGGTCGGGCAGGTTGCGGCGCAACAACCTGTGGTGGACAGAGCAATCGAGACCATTCCCGATGCGTTGGCGGTGCTCAGCCAGCAGCGCGACCACCTGGCCGAGGCTCTGGTGCAGTTCGGGCAGTTCGCCGCCGTCACCGCCGATTCGGTGAACCTGACCAAGGAAGCACTGATCAGTGAGTTAGAAGATCTTGCGCCGGTGCTGAAATCGCTGGCGGATGCGGGTCCGGCGATGACCCGCTCGCTCAGTCACCTCGGCACGTTCCCCTGGCCGAAGGAGACCATCGGCAACTGGATCCGGGGTGACTACGGAAACCTCTCACTGGCCATCGATCTCACGCTGAGCCGACTGGATGCCTCACTGTTCACCGGCACCCGCTGGGAGGGCGACCTGACCGCACTCGAACTGCAGTGGGGCCGCACGCTCGGACAGAAGCCCAGCCCGTACACCGCCGGCAACCCGCTGGTCGTGCCCTACCAGACCGTGCAGGGCCCGTGA
- the aceA gene encoding isocitrate lyase ICL2, producing the protein MAIDADATAQTPFDQEVAATQRYFDDPRFAGIIRLYSARQVVEQRGTIPADYPVAREAATAFHARLRELFAQKRSITTFGPYSPGQAVVMKRMGIEGIYLGGWATSAKGSISEDPGPDLASYPLSQVPDEAAGLVRALLTADRNQQYLRLQMTEAQRAATPAYDYRPFIIADADTGHGGDPHVRNLIRRFVESGVPGYHIEDQRPGTKKCGHQGGKVLVPSDEQLKRLNAARFQLDIMGVPGIIVARTDAEAANLIDSRADERDQPFLLGATNLKIPSYKACFLAVMRRFYERGATELNGHMLYALPEGEYSTATAWLERQGLLAVIDDAAAAWLDGKVTSIDAVYDEVESKFIDVWQVDSGLQTYGEAVAELLEFRAREGESPEMSAAQWREFAARAPLFTAREKAKELGADVAWDCERAKTPEGYFQVRGGIPYAIAKSLAAAPFADVLWMETKTADLADAREFAEAIHAVYPEKMLAYNLSPSFNWDTTGMTDDEMRAFPEELGKMGFVFNFITYGGHQVDGVACEEFATALRQEGMLALARLQRKMRLVESPYRTPQTLVGGPRSDAALAAVSGRTATTKAMGKGSTQHQHLVQTEVPKKLLEEWLALWSAHYKLGENLRVQLRPRRAGSDVLDLQILGEGDDPLANVVVDPIKDRHGRSILTVRDQNTFAEKFRKKRLMDLIHLWLIHRFKPEIVYYVTPTEDNIYQTEKMKSHGIFSDVYQEVGEIIVADVNQPRIDELLAPDREALGRLIRKDD; encoded by the coding sequence ATGGCCATCGACGCCGACGCCACCGCCCAGACCCCCTTCGATCAAGAGGTAGCCGCCACCCAGCGCTACTTCGACGATCCCCGGTTCGCGGGCATTATCCGGCTCTACAGCGCACGGCAGGTGGTGGAGCAACGGGGCACCATCCCCGCCGACTACCCGGTGGCACGCGAGGCCGCCACGGCATTTCACGCCCGGCTGCGTGAACTCTTCGCGCAGAAGAGGAGCATCACCACCTTCGGGCCCTACTCCCCCGGCCAGGCCGTGGTGATGAAGCGGATGGGCATCGAGGGCATCTATCTCGGCGGCTGGGCCACCTCGGCAAAAGGCTCCATCAGCGAAGACCCCGGACCGGACCTGGCCAGCTACCCGCTCAGTCAGGTTCCCGACGAGGCCGCAGGCCTGGTACGTGCGCTGCTGACCGCCGACCGAAATCAGCAGTACCTGCGGCTGCAGATGACCGAAGCGCAGCGTGCGGCCACGCCTGCCTACGACTACCGCCCGTTCATCATCGCCGACGCCGATACCGGACATGGCGGAGATCCTCACGTACGCAACCTGATTCGGCGTTTCGTCGAGTCAGGCGTGCCCGGCTACCACATCGAGGACCAGCGACCGGGCACGAAGAAATGCGGCCACCAGGGCGGCAAGGTGCTGGTGCCGTCTGATGAGCAACTCAAACGTCTCAACGCCGCTCGCTTCCAGCTGGACATCATGGGCGTGCCCGGCATCATCGTCGCGCGCACCGACGCCGAGGCTGCCAACTTGATCGACAGTCGCGCCGACGAGCGGGACCAGCCGTTCCTCCTCGGCGCCACCAACCTCAAAATCCCTTCCTACAAGGCGTGTTTCCTCGCGGTGATGCGCCGCTTCTACGAGCGCGGAGCCACCGAACTCAACGGGCACATGCTCTATGCGCTACCCGAAGGCGAATACTCCACCGCGACAGCATGGCTGGAGCGCCAAGGCCTGCTGGCCGTCATCGACGATGCCGCAGCGGCCTGGCTGGACGGCAAAGTGACCTCGATCGACGCGGTGTACGACGAGGTGGAGTCGAAGTTCATCGATGTCTGGCAGGTCGACTCTGGTCTGCAGACCTATGGCGAGGCGGTCGCCGAACTGTTGGAGTTCCGCGCCCGCGAGGGTGAATCGCCGGAGATGAGTGCGGCGCAGTGGCGTGAATTCGCCGCTCGCGCACCGCTGTTCACTGCCAGGGAGAAGGCCAAGGAACTGGGCGCGGATGTCGCCTGGGACTGCGAACGGGCCAAGACTCCGGAAGGCTACTTCCAGGTGCGCGGCGGCATCCCGTATGCCATCGCCAAATCCCTGGCGGCGGCGCCCTTCGCCGACGTGCTGTGGATGGAGACAAAGACCGCCGACCTCGCTGATGCCCGCGAGTTCGCCGAAGCCATCCACGCGGTGTACCCCGAGAAGATGCTGGCCTACAACCTGTCCCCCTCGTTCAACTGGGATACCACCGGGATGACCGATGACGAGATGCGCGCCTTCCCTGAGGAACTCGGCAAGATGGGCTTCGTCTTCAACTTCATCACCTACGGTGGCCACCAAGTCGACGGCGTGGCCTGCGAGGAGTTCGCGACCGCATTGAGGCAGGAGGGCATGCTCGCCCTGGCTCGGTTGCAGCGGAAGATGCGCCTGGTCGAATCCCCTTACCGCACACCACAAACGCTGGTCGGTGGCCCGCGCAGCGACGCGGCGCTGGCTGCGGTCTCCGGGCGTACCGCTACCACCAAGGCGATGGGCAAGGGGTCCACCCAGCATCAGCACCTGGTACAGACCGAGGTGCCCAAGAAGCTGCTCGAGGAGTGGCTGGCGTTGTGGAGTGCGCACTACAAGCTGGGCGAGAACCTGCGGGTCCAGCTGCGGCCGCGACGCGCCGGCTCCGATGTGCTGGATCTGCAGATCCTGGGCGAGGGCGATGATCCGCTGGCCAACGTGGTGGTGGACCCGATCAAGGACCGACACGGCCGCAGCATCCTGACCGTCCGCGATCAGAACACCTTCGCCGAGAAGTTCCGCAAGAAGCGCTTGATGGACCTCATCCACCTGTGGCTGATCCACCGCTTCAAGCCGGAGATCGTCTACTACGTCACGCCCACCGAGGACAACATCTACCAGACCGAGAAGATGAAGTCGCACGGCATCTTCAGTGACGTGTACCAGGAGGTCGGCGAGATCATCGTGGCGGACGTCAACCAGCCGCGCATCGACGAGCTCCTGGCGCCGGACCGGGAGGCGTTGGGACGCTTGATCCGCAAGGACGACTAG